A stretch of the Elusimicrobiota bacterium genome encodes the following:
- a CDS encoding flavin reductase family protein: protein MQLDPETMAVRDRYLLMIATILPRPIAWVATVSPEGKPNLAPFSFFTGICANPMTICFAPVNDRNGKKKDTLINIELTKQFTVNIVNESNALKMNATSAPYAYGVNEFEQCGITAIKSARVKPPRVKESPVSYECELQQIVRIGEGALAGNLVIGRVVVFHCADDIYNNGRIKHQDLHAIGRMEGAWYSRTNDSFELPRPEVA, encoded by the coding sequence ATGCAGCTCGACCCCGAGACGATGGCGGTCCGCGACCGGTACCTGCTGATGATCGCGACCATCCTCCCGCGTCCGATCGCGTGGGTCGCGACGGTCTCCCCCGAGGGGAAGCCGAACCTGGCGCCGTTCTCGTTCTTCACGGGGATCTGCGCGAACCCGATGACCATCTGCTTCGCGCCGGTGAACGATAGGAACGGGAAAAAGAAAGATACGTTGATCAACATCGAACTGACCAAACAGTTCACGGTCAACATAGTCAACGAATCCAATGCGTTAAAAATGAACGCGACATCGGCGCCTTACGCCTACGGCGTGAACGAATTTGAGCAGTGCGGAATAACGGCCATTAAGAGCGCCCGAGTCAAACCGCCCCGAGTCAAAGAGAGCCCTGTGTCTTACGAATGCGAGCTCCAACAGATCGTGCGGATCGGCGAAGGAGCGTTGGCCGGGAACCTTGTCATCGGCCGCGTGGTGGTGTTTCACTGCGCCGATGACATTTACAACAACGGCAGGATAAAGCATCAAGATCTGCACGCCATAGGCCGCATGGAAGGAGCGTGGTATTCCCGCACGAACGATTCTTTCGAACTCCCCCGACCGGAGGTCGCATGA